The stretch of DNA GATTTCAGAAGATTACCTACAGGTACTACTTTACCAACAATTAACTGGGATATTAATGACTGGAATGGCATTGATTGGACATCAAATGCAAATTCGGATTATTCTGATGTAGGTGTTTATACTCTTTTTGTTGATAGTTATGAATATGTTCTAAATGATGGAACTAACACTACTACTTATACAACAAATACTATGTCAAATTTAGCTCCTGGTACTTATACAATTATTGTACATGATACTATTACAGGTTGTGATTCTGATCCTACTGTAATTATAATTGATACACCACCAGGTGCAACTGATCCTAATTTTGACCAGATTGGTCCATTATGTCAAAACTCAACTGCACCAACATTACCATTAACATCACCAACAGGTGTAACAGGTACTTGGGCGCCAGCTACAATTGATACTTCAGTTACAGGAACAGTTACCTATACGTTTACTCCAGATGGAGCAGTTTGTTCATATGCTGTGACAATGGATATTGAGGTTTTACAACAATTCACGCCAACTTTCACACAAATTGGTCCTTTATGTCAAAATTCAACGGCACCATCACTACCAACAACATCAGATAATGGTATAATGGGAACTTGGTCGCCAGCGACAATTGATACATCTGCTTCTGGAACGTTTACTTATACATTTACTTCAAATAGTACATGTGATGTAGTAGTTACAATGGATATTGTGATTACTCCTCAAGTAACACCAACTTTCACACAGATTGGTACTTTATGTCAAAATTCAACGGCGCCATCATTACCAACAACATCAGATAATGGAGTTGTAGGAACATGGTCACCAGCTACTATTGATACATCAGTTTTAGGAACAGTAACTTATACATTTACACCTTCAACTACTTGTGATGTAGTAGTGACTATGGATGTAACAATTGGTTCTGAGACTCTGCCTACTTTTGCAATAACAAGTACTTATTGCCAAAATGAGACAGGTTCTACTTTACCAACAACATCAGATAACGGTATTGCAGGAACATGGTTGCCAGCGGAAATTGATACTTCTGTTTTCGGAGTTACTACTTACACATTTACGCCAGATGCTGGTCAATGTGCACTAGGTTATACTTTAACAGTTTCAGTTGATCCTACAGTATCAATTTCATTTGATGGAGTAGAGGTTTGTTCAGGATCTGTTGTTGAATTCCCTACAGTAACAGCAGAAGGTTATATCTTAACAGGAACATGGTCGCCATCAACAATTACAACGACTTCTAACTCTACCTATACTTTCACGCCAAGTGATATTTGTTATGGAGCGGGTACATTTGAAGTTGTAGTTAATGGATGTACTATTCCAAAAGGATTCTCACCAAATGGTGATGGTAATAACGATACTTGGGATCTTTCATCATTTAATGTTAAGAAAGTGGAAGTATTTAACCGTTATGGTCTAAAAGTTTATTCTAAAAACAATTATGTAAATGAGTGGGGAGGTAAGTCAGACAATGGAAATGAATTACCGAGCGGAACTTATTATTACATGATAGATTTTGAAGATAGACCAAGTGTAACTGGATGGGTATATATCAATAGAGGTGAATAATAATTTCGCAGGTTTCATTGTAAAATGAAACCTGCTTAAAAAATCAAAATATTAATAATGAAAAAACTAGTATTAGTTGCATTAATAGCTTTAGGTTTCTCACTTGAGAGTTCTGCTCAGCAAGATCCTCACTATACGCAATATATGTACAATATGAGTGTAATGAATCCGGCTTATGCTGGATCTAAGGAGAACATGTCGATGGGGTTATTGTACAGAAAGCAATGGATCGAGATTGAAGATGCGCCAACAACAGCGACATTTTTTGGTCATTCACCTGTTGGTAAGAATGTTGGATTAGGTTTATCAGTAGTGTCAGATAAATTAGGACCAGTAGAAGAGAATAATGTATTTGGAGACTTTTCATATACTTTAAATTTAGGGGAGAATCATAAATTAGCTTTAGGATTAAAAGCAGGATTAACGTTCCAAAAAATTGGATTGTTAAGTGATGTAGATCCTTCTTTACAAGACAATTTAATTATTGACCCTGCATTTGGACAAAATGTTAGCAATACATTTTTTAATGTAGGTTCAGGTGTTTTCTTCTATTCACAGAAATATTATGTTGGATTTTCGATACCAAACTTCTTAAAGAAAACACATATGGAAGTTAATTCAAATGGTACAAATTATGAATTTGGTCCAGAGACAGCACACTATTTCTTAACGGGAGGTTATGTATTTGACTTAAACGAAACTATTAAGTTTAAGCCATTCTTTATGTTAAAGTCTGCATTTGGAGTAAATCCATCGTTAGATGTATCATCAAACTTTTTATTTAATAATAAGTTTGAGATTGGTGGAACATACAGACTACAAGATAGTTTTGGAGCTATGATGAATTATGCTATTACACCAAATTTAAGAATTGGTTATGCATACGATCACATTGTATCAGATTTAAAAGTGACGACACCTTCTTCACACGAGATTATTTTATTATTTGATTTAAATTTCCCGAAGAAAGTATCGAGTTCACCGAGATTCTTTTAACCTAAAAGTATTAATGACATGAAGAAACTATATATAACATTAAGTTTTGTAATTGTAAGCGGTGTTCTTTGCGCTCAAAATAAGGATACAAAAGTAGCAGATAAGCTATTTGATAAATATGAATACGTTGACGCTGCCAATGAGTACTTAAAATTGGTTGAGAAAGGTAAATCAGATTTGTATGTTGAGACGCAATTAGCAGAGAGCTATTACAATGTGTTTAACACAAAAGAAGCATCCAAATGGTATGCTAAAATAGCAGATCAAAAGAATGATGCGGAAACATATTTTAAATATGCTCAAATGTTGAAGGCAGAAGGTAAATATACCGAAGCGGATAAACAAATGGAGAAATTTGCAGCATTAGCACCCAAAGATCAACGTGCAATTGCATTTAAAAATAATCCTAATTATTTAAATAGATTAAAACAACAAGCACAATTATTTGATATTACTCCTTCAACAATTAGTAGTGATAAGTCAGATTTTGGAGCAGTTTTAACTAGTGCAAATGAAGTTTATTTTTCGAGTGCTAGAAACGAGTCAAGAAAGACTAACGGTTGGAGTGATGAGCCTTATTTAGATATTTACAAAGCTATTTACAATGAAAACGGGACATTAAGTGAACCAACTGCTGTAAGCGAGATCAATACGAAATGGCACGACGGACCAGTAGCTGTAACTGCAGATGGTAATACTATGTATTATGCAAGTGAAAGTTTTAACGAAGGCGATTTTGAAAAGAACAAAGAGAAAAAGCTGAAATACGGAAAGATTTATCTTTATAAAGCTACAAAAGAAGGAGATAAATGGTCAAATAGTAGAGCATTACCTTTTAACAGTAAAGCATATTCAGTTAGAAATCCTGCTATTAGTAAAGATGGGAAAACATTATATTTTTCATCTGATATGCCAGGAGGACAAGGAGGAGAAGATTTATGGAAAGTTTCAGTAGATGGAGATTCATATGGTACGCCAGAGAACTTGGGAACAACAGTTAATACAGAAGGAGATGAGAGTTTTCCATTTGTAACAGATAACAATGTGTTGTATTTTGCATCAAATGCACGTCAAGGATTTGGAGGTTTTGATGTTTACAAATACGATCTTTCAAAAGGAGGCGATGTAACCAATATAGGAGCTCCAGTAAACACAGAAAAAGATGATTTTTCTTTTAGTTTTAATACACAAAAGAAAGTTGCATTCTTTTCTAGTAATCGCGCTGGAGTAGATAATATTTATTTAGCTACACCAATATGTGGTGTAAACGCATTAGTAGCTGTAAAAGATGCTAAAACAGGAATGCCAATTGAAGGCGCTTTTATTTCAGTTGTAGATGAAAAAGGCAAAGTAGTAAATTCAGACAATAGTGCAGCAAACGGAAATGCTACATTTGGTTTAAATTGTGAAAAAGAATACGGATTTCAAGTATCAAAACAAGGATATGAGAATGGTGTTTTCACTATGGCAAAATCAGAAGGTGGTAACGTAACTGTAGAAGCTAACTTAGAGCCTATTAAACCTATCATTACAGAGAAAGAAGTTATATTACAACCAATATTTTTCGAATTCAATAGAAGTAATATCACACCACAAGGTGCTTCAGAATTAGACAAATTGGTAGAGGTAATGAACGAGCATCCAGAGATGGTTATCTTTGTAAAATCTCACACTGATAGTAGAGGTAGCGACCGTTACAACTTAAACTTATCAGAGAGACGTGCAAAATCGACAGTTCAATATGTAATTTCAAAAGGAATTGCTAAGGAAAGAATCTCAGGACAAGGATTTGGAGAAAGCGAGCCAAAAGTACCATGTGATTCATGTACAGAGGAACAACACGCAGAGAACAGACGTTCAGAATTCTTGATTGTTAAGAAATAATTCGATTAAGATTTATAATAAAAAAGCCCTCAGAATTTTCTAAGGGCTTTTTTTATTTTTATTTATTCATTGTCGCTTTGATACCATTCAGCATAAGAGGTTTCTGTTTCTTGTAATCTAAGTGAAAAAAGATTAATACTTTCTGGTAAACGAGCTTTAATTTTAGCAGCAAAATCTATTACCATATTTTCACTTGTCGGTTGATAATCAACAAGAATTACATGATGCCCTCTGTTCTTTAATTCGTTTGCTAATTCTATGTGTGGCGTATTTTGGTTAAAAACAGTAGCATGGTCAAAAATGTCTACAATTTCTTCCTTAACAATTTTCTTCAAATCAGAAAAATCGATTACCATTCCGTACTTTACATTATTTGTGTCGGTAATTGGTTTTCCTACTACTGTAACGGAAAGTTTATAGCTGTGACCGTGTACGTTTTTGCATTTTCCATCGTAGCCATATAGTGCATGACCCGTTTCGAAATTAAATTGTTTTGTAATTCTAATTGTACTCATTCTAAAAATATTGTTTTGCAAAGGTATAAAATTAAATAAAGTGATTTTTGTATTGTTTTTAGAACTACATTTGCTCACTTTTTTATCGCTTTATTTTATGAGTGAATTCGAATTGAATCCGAAGTATGAAAAGGTTATTACAGACCTTTTAGAGCAACAATTTTCTATTGTTGATGATTTCTTTGATTTTAATGAAATTGAAGATTTGAGAGCCCTTTTGTTAGAGAAATATAATGAAGATGAATTTAGAAAAGCTGCTATAGGAAATCAATTCTCTGAGCAAATTGTAAAATCTATTCGTGGTGATTTTATTTCTTGGATAGATGAGAATAATTTATCACAAACTGAAGAAGTGTTTTTTAATAAAATTGACAAGTTTGTAAATTATATGAATAGAACTTGCTTTTTAGGAATTCAAGAAAAGGAGTTTCATTACGCAGTTTATCCAAAAGGGACTTTTTATAAAAGACATTTAGATACTTTTCAAAATGATGATTCTAGAAAATTATCAGTTGTTTGCTATTTAAATGATGAAGATTGGAAACCAGAATATGGTGGTGAATTAGTTATTTTTAAACCACTTGAAGAGATTAAAGTTTATCCATTAAAAGGGAGAGTGGTTATTTTCGAAAGTCAGGTCTTAGAACACGAAGTGCGACAAGTAGAACAAATGCGTTTAAGTATAACAGGATGGTTAAAAACCAGAAAACTTTAGTTTTCTGGTTTGTTTTTTTCTTTCTTTTTAAAGTAATAAAAAGTACCGTAAGCGATAATAATTAAAACTATAAAAGGCAAATAAGTTCCAATTACAACTCCAATTTCGTAACCTTTATCAGGAGCATTTTTCATTTTCTCCTCAATATTAACTTTTTGAGTTAAACTTATAATTGTTGAAATCATGATTTTTTAAATTGATTTAAAGCATTTTTTGTGAAATCTGATAAAACTAATCTACCAGATATTGCAGCTCTTTCATATAATAAATTATCCCAGTTTTCAGTTCCTTCCCAAATAACTTTTTTCATCTCGTATAAAGCTTCAGGATTATAACTTGCTAATTGATTAATATAATTATTTAAACTGTTGTCCATTTCTTCAACTGATGGATAAACTTCGTTTAATAATCCTTTATCTTTTGCCCATTGTGCGTCTTTCCATTTTGTAGGAAATAAAGTCATTTCAGCCATGGCAGCTTTTCCAATTTTTTTAGAAACTGCGGGTTCAATAACAAATGGACCAATTCCAATAGCAATTTCAGATAGTTTAACTGATGAACTTTCTGTAGCAAAAGTATAATCACAAGCAGCAATGATTCCAACTCCGCCACCAACTGCTTTTCCTTGAATTCTACCAATTATTAATTTTGGACATTTTCGCATAGCGTTGATAACATTTGCAAATCCTGAGAAAAATCTATTTCCTTCTTCTAAATTTGTAACTTCTAATAATTCATCAAAAGAAGCTCCGGCACAAAAAGCTCCATTTCCTTCACTTTTTAAAACAATTGCAGTTATTCCGTTATCTTTTCCTAAATTATAAATAGTGTCGGTTAACAGCTGTAATTGACTACTTGGAAACGAATTGCTAGCAGGGTGATAAAAACTTACTGTAGCAATATTTTTTTCTTTTAAGACTGTAATGTTACCTTCCATTATCTTTTTAAGCTAAAATGCGATTTAAACTCTTTTTTAACGTTGTCTTGAGTGTATTCTAAAACAAACCAATAATCTGTAGACGGCATTAGTTTACCACCATAAGTTCCATCCCAGCCATTACCATCAGAATATATTTCTTTGATTAGTTTACCGTATCTATCAAAAATCGAAATTTTTCCATTAAAGTTTAATGGTAATCCTGAAATATTCCATTTATCATTATAACCATCTCCATTTGGAGTAAAAAAGTTAGGATAAGTAATGGCTACTAAATTTGTAACAGATAATGAGCCACAATTTTGAATATCTCTCACATAAATTGTATAGGTTCCATTAGGTAAACCAGTAAAGGTTGGGCTAAGTTGCCAGTTTACTAAATCTAAGCTGTATTCGTAAACCCCATATCCTCCTGTAGCATCGCCAATAATTGTTGTTGTTCCAGAAGAGAATTGTGGTGTTATTACTTCGGCTGTAAAACTAGCAGGGCCTGATGAAAATGTTGTAATAATTTCATCTGTAAACTCACAACCTGTATTCGTATTTGTTACAGTCACAGTATAAGTTCCAGCTTGTTCAATATTATATTGACTTGTAGTAATTGTCGAAAGGTCTAATCCAACAATGTCAGATGTCCAAACATAACTATAATTCCCTGTAGTTTGTGGAGTTGCATCAACTATTTGAGACCCTAAACCAGTTACAGGATCTAAACACAAAACAAAATTTACACCTAAATCGGTGTTTGGTAAAGGATTTACAATTAATTGTAATTCTTGAATTCCTTTACAACCTGAATCTGTATTTAATTGACTATCGACTCTTGCCCAAATTGAATTTCCTCCTGCTACTATATTTCTGTAATTGGTTATATCAGGGATAGAGTTTTGAATTAATTCAGCATCAATATAATTTTCATAATAAGATACAACTAAATAAGGTTGTTGAGAAACAGGAAAAGCACTTATAATAGTATTTGTATAAAATGAATCAATATCAAAATAATCATAACCATCATTTGCAGGATCTGTAACATCTCTGTAAATGTCACATTGTTCATAATCTAATGGAACAAAAGAAGCAGGAAATTGAGTAGTTGAAACAACTAAATTAATTTGAGCAACTCTATAACAACCAAATTGATTTTCTACTCTTACCCAAACAGAACTACCGTTTGCAGCATGGTGTTGATTAGAATTAGTTATGATGGCATTGTTGTTTACTGCTCCAGTATAGCTTAAATGATAGCTAAAATTTACATTCGAATCAGATGTAATTAAATCATTTGCTTCTGATAAAATAAAATCTGCTAAAGTATCTGTATCATCATCACATTGTCGTAGTGTTATCGTAGTATTTAATAAAGTTGGTAATGTATTTACGATTAGATCTAAAGGTGCGATGCTATAGCAGTTATTTGAATTTGTAATTCTATAATAAATAGTTTTTGAATTACTATAATAAATATTTGGAAGTGCATTTATATCGTTCTGAGCATCTGATAAAAACTCATAATACTTTACAGATGTAATATCGGTTCTTGTTCCAATTATTTGAGTGTTTTGAGAATTTAGAGTAAATCTTACAAAACCATTTGTGTCATCTCCATCTACATTGCCATCACATAATTCATAAGGAATTGTATTAAGAATTTCTGGACTTTGATTTACAGTTACGGTTACAGTCGCAGAAACAGGGTCACAAACGCCATTGGCAGGGAAAGAATATGTGTAATTACCTGCTTGACTGTTAGCTGGATCAAAAATTCCATTTGCAATAGATACTCCATTATAAGACCATTTTCCTCCTGTTGTTATGCCACTGCCTAATAAGGTAGTTAAATCAATAACAGCATCATTATCACAAAATGAAATTGAAGCAGAGCTACCAACATGAGGACCTTGTTGAATTGAATTTATTACAATGTCGATAGGTATTATTCTAGTTACACCATCACAAAACTTGGTGAAAGTATAGGTATAAGTTCCGATAAGGTCAGTAGATGGGTCAAAAAGCCCATTATTTGGAACTCTAGGAGTTCCATTAAACTCCCAAGTACCACCTATTTCTGGATTACCAGGAATTTTATCGAATAGATCAATGATTCCTCCTGTACAAACATCAATTGTGGTGTCGCTAGGAATACTTCCAAAACCTGAAAAATATCCGCCGATACCAGCAAAACCACTTGCAGAGAAAAGCCCCACCGCTAAAGCCCCAGTAGATTCAATAGTTACGTTGCCACTTAAATTATTTACTCGGTATGTTTCCCAATTAGAATTTCCAGTCACTGTTAAAGGTGTAGAAGTTGTTGGTACACCATTTATTGTAATTGTTGAGCCAGTTTCAGTTGCAATAATTAAATTTCCAGTAAAGTCGGTTTGAGTACCAATTTCATTAATTGCAGGAATTAAATCAACACTATTTTGCCAAAAACAACTTAGAGGCGGAATAAAATAAAAACCTGAAGTAGCGTCAGAAATACTACCCCCTACAATTTGGTATAAAAAGGCTTTCTTTGAGGTGTTTATATACATGTTTTTATTGGTCCCGGGGCCTATAAAATTTGAAGTTGGAATTAAAAAATATTCTCCAGCATTTAAGGTTGTAATCGGGGTAGCATTTCCATTAACAAAAACATCTGTATTGTCCTCATGAGCAATTACTAACGGATGTTCAGTTAAATCACTGCCATTTCCTTTCATAATTACATATTCTTGACCTACCTGAGCCAATGGAACAATTTGATCTAAATTAAAATCTTGTCCATTACTAGCCGAAGACATCCCTCCAGCAAGGTTCCCAGTATTAACGACAATTGGTTTATCGGATTCTAATAAAGCTCCAACAAAACCATCTAGATTTGCTGAACTACCATCAGTGTAACCAGAAATTACAACACTTTCTCCTTTATTAAGTGTAAAAGTTTGTGTTGCAGTACTAAAATTTGTATTACCGTCAATGAAAGAAATATGAGAATCATAATCCGACAAATTTACAGTGGTATTATCTTCAGTTGCCATAAAACTTGAAACAAAATTTCGGATTGTTCCAAAATCATTTTGTGGAAGACTACCTAGGCGAAAAATATTTCCTGCTCCTGTTCTTCCTTTCGAAGCTAAAAATTCGGCATGATTGTCTGCCCTTACTCTAAAATTTACATAGAAGTCATACTGTCCTTCTAAAATTAACCCTTTTCCTGAAACAACATGTCCAACATCAATTCTATCAAGCATCATTTTTGAGGGCTGGTCAGTACCAATAGTTACTCTAACTGGATTTCCTTGTGAAATTGTAAAAGGAGATCCAGCAATTGGAATTCCTGCGCCATCAGTTATTGTAACTTGAAACG from Flavobacterium haoranii encodes:
- a CDS encoding OmpA family protein, which codes for MKKLYITLSFVIVSGVLCAQNKDTKVADKLFDKYEYVDAANEYLKLVEKGKSDLYVETQLAESYYNVFNTKEASKWYAKIADQKNDAETYFKYAQMLKAEGKYTEADKQMEKFAALAPKDQRAIAFKNNPNYLNRLKQQAQLFDITPSTISSDKSDFGAVLTSANEVYFSSARNESRKTNGWSDEPYLDIYKAIYNENGTLSEPTAVSEINTKWHDGPVAVTADGNTMYYASESFNEGDFEKNKEKKLKYGKIYLYKATKEGDKWSNSRALPFNSKAYSVRNPAISKDGKTLYFSSDMPGGQGGEDLWKVSVDGDSYGTPENLGTTVNTEGDESFPFVTDNNVLYFASNARQGFGGFDVYKYDLSKGGDVTNIGAPVNTEKDDFSFSFNTQKKVAFFSSNRAGVDNIYLATPICGVNALVAVKDAKTGMPIEGAFISVVDEKGKVVNSDNSAANGNATFGLNCEKEYGFQVSKQGYENGVFTMAKSEGGNVTVEANLEPIKPIITEKEVILQPIFFEFNRSNITPQGASELDKLVEVMNEHPEMVIFVKSHTDSRGSDRYNLNLSERRAKSTVQYVISKGIAKERISGQGFGESEPKVPCDSCTEEQHAENRRSEFLIVKK
- a CDS encoding enoyl-CoA hydratase/isomerase family protein, whose amino-acid sequence is MEGNITVLKEKNIATVSFYHPASNSFPSSQLQLLTDTIYNLGKDNGITAIVLKSEGNGAFCAGASFDELLEVTNLEEGNRFFSGFANVINAMRKCPKLIIGRIQGKAVGGGVGIIAACDYTFATESSSVKLSEIAIGIGPFVIEPAVSKKIGKAAMAEMTLFPTKWKDAQWAKDKGLLNEVYPSVEEMDNSLNNYINQLASYNPEALYEMKKVIWEGTENWDNLLYERAAISGRLVLSDFTKNALNQFKKS
- a CDS encoding 6-pyruvoyl trahydropterin synthase family protein, which translates into the protein MSTIRITKQFNFETGHALYGYDGKCKNVHGHSYKLSVTVVGKPITDTNNVKYGMVIDFSDLKKIVKEEIVDIFDHATVFNQNTPHIELANELKNRGHHVILVDYQPTSENMVIDFAAKIKARLPESINLFSLRLQETETSYAEWYQSDNE
- a CDS encoding PorP/SprF family type IX secretion system membrane protein; its protein translation is MKKLVLVALIALGFSLESSAQQDPHYTQYMYNMSVMNPAYAGSKENMSMGLLYRKQWIEIEDAPTTATFFGHSPVGKNVGLGLSVVSDKLGPVEENNVFGDFSYTLNLGENHKLALGLKAGLTFQKIGLLSDVDPSLQDNLIIDPAFGQNVSNTFFNVGSGVFFYSQKYYVGFSIPNFLKKTHMEVNSNGTNYEFGPETAHYFLTGGYVFDLNETIKFKPFFMLKSAFGVNPSLDVSSNFLFNNKFEIGGTYRLQDSFGAMMNYAITPNLRIGYAYDHIVSDLKVTTPSSHEIILLFDLNFPKKVSSSPRFF
- a CDS encoding T9SS type B sorting domain-containing protein; translation: MKKIIFLFTALTITLISNAQLSNKHWLPPLHANESQDGLLIKQHYVYLSTPEPTPFQVTITDGAGIPIAGSPFTISQGNPVRVTIGTDQPSKMMLDRIDVGHVVSGKGLILEGQYDFYVNFRVRADNHAEFLASKGRTGAGNIFRLGSLPQNDFGTIRNFVSSFMATEDNTTVNLSDYDSHISFIDGNTNFSTATQTFTLNKGESVVISGYTDGSSANLDGFVGALLESDKPIVVNTGNLAGGMSSASNGQDFNLDQIVPLAQVGQEYVIMKGNGSDLTEHPLVIAHEDNTDVFVNGNATPITTLNAGEYFLIPTSNFIGPGTNKNMYINTSKKAFLYQIVGGSISDATSGFYFIPPLSCFWQNSVDLIPAINEIGTQTDFTGNLIIATETGSTITINGVPTTSTPLTVTGNSNWETYRVNNLSGNVTIESTGALAVGLFSASGFAGIGGYFSGFGSIPSDTTIDVCTGGIIDLFDKIPGNPEIGGTWEFNGTPRVPNNGLFDPSTDLIGTYTYTFTKFCDGVTRIIPIDIVINSIQQGPHVGSSASISFCDNDAVIDLTTLLGSGITTGGKWSYNGVSIANGIFDPANSQAGNYTYSFPANGVCDPVSATVTVTVNQSPEILNTIPYELCDGNVDGDDTNGFVRFTLNSQNTQIIGTRTDITSVKYYEFLSDAQNDINALPNIYYSNSKTIYYRITNSNNCYSIAPLDLIVNTLPTLLNTTITLRQCDDDTDTLADFILSEANDLITSDSNVNFSYHLSYTGAVNNNAIITNSNQHHAANGSSVWVRVENQFGCYRVAQINLVVSTTQFPASFVPLDYEQCDIYRDVTDPANDGYDYFDIDSFYTNTIISAFPVSQQPYLVVSYYENYIDAELIQNSIPDITNYRNIVAGGNSIWARVDSQLNTDSGCKGIQELQLIVNPLPNTDLGVNFVLCLDPVTGLGSQIVDATPQTTGNYSYVWTSDIVGLDLSTITTSQYNIEQAGTYTVTVTNTNTGCEFTDEIITTFSSGPASFTAEVITPQFSSGTTTIIGDATGGYGVYEYSLDLVNWQLSPTFTGLPNGTYTIYVRDIQNCGSLSVTNLVAITYPNFFTPNGDGYNDKWNISGLPLNFNGKISIFDRYGKLIKEIYSDGNGWDGTYGGKLMPSTDYWFVLEYTQDNVKKEFKSHFSLKR
- a CDS encoding 2OG-Fe(II) oxygenase, which encodes MSEFELNPKYEKVITDLLEQQFSIVDDFFDFNEIEDLRALLLEKYNEDEFRKAAIGNQFSEQIVKSIRGDFISWIDENNLSQTEEVFFNKIDKFVNYMNRTCFLGIQEKEFHYAVYPKGTFYKRHLDTFQNDDSRKLSVVCYLNDEDWKPEYGGELVIFKPLEEIKVYPLKGRVVIFESQVLEHEVRQVEQMRLSITGWLKTRKL